A region from the Arachis ipaensis cultivar K30076 chromosome B01, Araip1.1, whole genome shotgun sequence genome encodes:
- the LOC107609263 gene encoding uncharacterized protein LOC107609263 produces the protein MLSKTDIINNAPEDIALDQWALFVEYRLKPETQKICKRNQEIWQKQIILHTSGAKSIARRRAELTEETGKEVSRVQMWDITHKKIDGSYVNEKAKEIAEKIEAHSSQQPMESTVNSPLDALGVVFGKEHPGRVRGLGMGAVPTIAFKNNTTRISQMNVGSSNDVGTSSTCGSNVQEELATVKAQLQALVSYIASKEGEIGSGE, from the exons ATGTTGAGTAAAACTGATATCATAAATAATGCACCAGAAGATATTGCTCTTGATCAATGGGCTTTATTCGTAGAATATCGTTTGAAGCCTGAAACTCAG AAAATTTGTAAGAGGAATCAAGAAATTTGGCAAAAACAAATAATTCTTCATACTTCAGGTGCTAAATCAATTGCAAGAAGAAGGGCTGAATTG ACGGAAGAGACGGGAAAAGAAGTTAGTAGGGTTCAAATGTGGGACATCACTCACAAGAAAATAGATGGAAGTTATGTTAATGAAAAGGCTAAAGAAATAGCG GAGAAGATTGAAGCACATAGCAGCCAACAACCGATGGAATCAACTGTTAATTCTCCTCTTGATGCTCTTGGAGTAGTTTTTGGGAAAGAGCACCCTGGTCGTGTTCGAGGTTTAGGTATGGGAGCTGTTCCAACAATTGCTTTCAAGAACAACACTACAAGGATTAGTCAAATGAATGTAGGTTCTTCAAATGATGTTGGCACATCATCTACTTGTGGTTCAAATGTGCAAGAAGAGTTGGCTACCGTTAAAGCGCAATTGCAAGCGCTAGTCTCCTATATTGCTTCTAAGGAAGGAG aGATTGGATCAGGAGAGTGA